One Apium graveolens cultivar Ventura unplaced genomic scaffold, ASM990537v1 ctg5766, whole genome shotgun sequence genomic window carries:
- the LOC141702811 gene encoding uncharacterized protein LOC141702811: MLLAITDKKIAKDAWEAIKIMSQGAEKVKKARVQTLKADFEALNMKDTDMLDEFYMKLNGIVSNKRALVEEVIGPLKAHEERLKATSEISSEQQTLTQEEWIKRERDDSKLLLTREEWLKKLNRGGTTVNTGMKNQAECRKPRRIKEQKQEINLTQMDDEPALLLAENEKAAANNVEIDERGVQPKLLKMNDDEIWESKVWYLDNGASNHMSGQRSKFSNLDETIVGKVKFGDGSTVEIKGKGFVSLNCKNGEERILREVYFIPNLRSNIISLGQLSELGNKVIIHGEYLKVYDKNQRLPMNVKRSSNRLYRIIIESGNSVCLLSKLEDPSWLWHARLGHVNFPAIVMMHKQSMVTGMPRVQQPNEVCR; this comes from the exons ATGTTATTGGCCATTACGGACAAGAAAATTGCGAAAGATGCCTGGGAGGCGATCAAGATAATGAGCCAGGGGGCTGAAAAGGTGAAGAAGGCCAGGGTGCAAACTCTGAAAGCCGATTTTGAAGCTCTAAATATGAAGGATACAGACATGCTAGATGAGTTCTACATGAAGCTGAATGGTATCGTATCCAATAAAAGGGCTCTGG TTGAGGAAGTGATAGGCCCGCTCAAGGCGCACGAAGAGAGGTTGAAGGCCACGAGTGAAATCAGTAGTGAGCAGCAGACGCTGACTCAAGAAGAATGGATTAAACGAGAAAGGGATGATAGCAAATTGCTTTTAACACGTGAAGAATGGCTTAAGAAATTAAATCGGGGAGGCACAACTGTAAATACAGGGATGAAAAATCAAG ctgagtGTCGCAAACCAAGGAGAATAAAGGAACAAAAACAAGAGATTAACCTGACTCAAATGGATGATGAACCAGCGTTACTCTTGGCTGAGAATGAGAAAGCTGCTGCAAACAATGTGGAAATTGATGAACGAGGGGTGCAACCAAAATTGCTGAAAATGAATGATGATGAAATATGGGAATCCAAGgtgtggtacttggataatggcGCAAGTAATCACATGTCAGGACAGAGATCAAAATTCAGTAACTTGGATGAAACAATCGTGGGCAAGGTGAAGTTTGGGGATGGCTCAACAGTGGAAATTAAAGGGAAAGGCTTTGTAAGTCTTAATTGCAAAAATGGAGAAGAAAGAATACTTCGTGAGGtatattttattccaaacttaCGTAGCAATATCATTAGTTTGGGACAATTGTCCGAGTTGGGTAATAAGGTCATAATTCATGGAGAGTATTTAAAGGTGTATGATAAGAACCAGAGATTACCTATGAATGTCAAAAGGTCATCTAATAGGCTGTATCGAATTATCATTGAGTCTGGGAATTCCGTGTGCTTGTTGTCAAAGCTAGAGGATCCTTCGTGGTTGTGGCATGCTCGTTTAGGGCACGTCAATTTTCCTGCAATAGTGATGATGCACAAGCAAAGCATGGTGACTGGTATGCCAAGGGTGCAACAGCCAAATGAGGTATGTAGATGA
- the LOC141702812 gene encoding uncharacterized protein LOC141702812, with amino-acid sequence MLLAITDKKIAKDAWEAIKIMSQGAEKVKKARVQTLKADFEALNMKDTDMLDEFYMKLNGIVSNKRALVEEVIGPLKAHEERLKATSEISSEQQTLTQEEWIKRERDDSKLLLTREEWLKKLNRGGTTVNTGMKNQAECRKPRRIKEQKQEINLTQMDDEPALLLAENEKAAANNVEIDERGVQPKLLKMNDDEIWESKVWYLDNGASNHMSGQRSKFSNLDETIVGKVKFGDGSTVENKGKGFVSLNCKNGEERILREVYFIPNLRSNIISLGQLSELGNKVIIHGEYLKVYDKNQRLPMNVKRSSNRLYRIIIESGNSVCLLSKLEDPSWLWHARLGHVNFPAIVMMHKQSMVTGMPRVQQPNEVCR; translated from the exons ATGTTATTGGCCATTACGGACAAGAAAATTGCGAAAGATGCCTGGGAGGCGATCAAGATAATGAGCCAGGGGGCTGAAAAGGTGAAGAAGGCCAGGGTGCAAACTCTGAAAGCCGATTTTGAAGCTCTAAATATGAAGGATACAGACATGCTAGATGAGTTCTACATGAAGCTGAATGGTATCGTATCCAATAAAAGGGCTCTGG TTGAGGAAGTGATAGGCCCGCTCAAGGCGCACGAAGAGAGGTTGAAGGCCACGAGTGAAATCAGTAGTGAGCAGCAGACGCTGACTCAAGAAGAATGGATTAAACGAGAAAGGGATGATAGCAAATTGCTTTTAACACGTGAAGAATGGCTTAAGAAATTAAATCGGGGAGGCACAACTGTAAATACAGGGATGAAAAATCAAG ctgagtGTCGCAAACCAAGGAGAATAAAGGAACAAAAACAAGAGATTAACCTGACTCAAATGGATGATGAACCAGCGTTACTCTTGGCTGAGAATGAGAAAGCTGCTGCAAACAATGTGGAAATTGATGAACGAGGGGTGCAACCAAAATTGCTGAAAATGAATGATGATGAAATATGGGAATCCAAGgtgtggtacttggataatggcGCAAGTAATCACATGTCAGGACAGAGATCAAAATTCAGTAACTTGGATGAAACAATCGTGGGCAAGGTGAAGTTTGGGGATGGCTCAACAGTGGAAAATAAAGGGAAAGGCTTTGTAAGTCTTAATTGCAAAAATGGAGAAGAAAGAATACTTCGTGAGGtatattttattccaaacttaCGTAGCAATATCATTAGTTTGGGACAATTGTCCGAGTTGGGTAATAAGGTCATAATTCATGGAGAGTATTTAAAGGTGTATGATAAGAACCAGAGATTACCTATGAATGTCAAAAGGTCATCTAATAGGCTGTATCGAATTATCATTGAGTCTGGGAATTCCGTGTGCTTGTTGTCAAAGCTAGAGGATCCTTCGTGGTTGTGGCATGCTCGTTTAGGGCACGTCAATTTTCCTGCAATAGTGATGATGCACAAGCAAAGCATGGTGACTGGTATGCCAAGGGTGCAACAGCCAAATGAGGTATGTAGATGA